A window of the Xenopus laevis strain J_2021 chromosome 9_10L, Xenopus_laevis_v10.1, whole genome shotgun sequence genome harbors these coding sequences:
- the LOC108703759 gene encoding E3 ubiquitin/ISG15 ligase TRIM25 isoform X2 → MKQDETIQTAASYGMAAVDLRDELNCSICLSIYTDPAMLPCGHNFCQDCIGKVLDTQEGSGGYTCPECREEYQERPALHRNRTLGNIAEKFLPTQPEPGETEILCTYCDSPVPAVKSCEQCETSLCDTHLHKHNKSVQHTLTEPTCSFNNRKCSIHSEFLRYYCCEDDVCVCVSCCLAGEHRGHRVELLSEASEKKKEKLGNVLEELSLEREETEREAKRLQEDSKEKAAGETEKFTALIRDIRTWVTDLEKQILDEISRQKDKLSHDVCDQIKQLEIKKEDLARKIRHIEELSNMADPLTVLQERESHGAAFCGTEGRDDIKVPIVMDLDKGLISDTLLTGIFKFIVWGIASIFGSEPRDLLLDISTAGQCVTVSQDQKTASDSDTDLNYPDSVYRFLDYTQVLCTRSFGSGRHYWDVKTSKSGDWDIGVAYPSIKREGDESGIGNNIHSWSLSKRGDEFTMLHNSVKTPVSPSCEKFRISLDYEAGLLSFYELSKPIRHLHTFTASFTEPLYPAFYISDKGWVKLEVKTNFF, encoded by the exons ATGAAACAGGACGAGACGATACAGACTGCAGCTTCTTATGG GATGGCGGCTGTTGATCTGAGAGATGAACTGAactgctccatctgcctgagtATTTATACCGACCCTGCAATGCTgccgtgtggccataacttctgccaGGACTGCATTGGGAAGGTGCTGGATACCCAGGAGGGATCTGGGGGTTACACCTGCCCTGAATGCAGAGAGGAGTATCAGGAGCGCCCTGCCCTGCACAGGAACAGGACTCTGGGTAACATAGCAGAGAAATTCCTTCCTACTCAGCCTGAGCCGGGGGAGACTGAGATCCTCTGCACTTACTGTGACTCTCCTGTACCTGCTGTTAAATCCTGTGAGCAGTGTGAGACCTCCCTGTGTGATACTCACTTACACAAGCACAACAAGTCTGTACAACACACCTTAACTGAGCCCacctgttcctttaacaacagaAAATGCTCCATCCACAGTGAATTCCTGAGGTATTACTGCTGTGAGGATgatgtctgtgtctgtgtgtcctgctgtctggccggagaacacaggggccacagggtggagctgctgagtgaggcctctgagaagaagaaagagaaactggGGAACGTTCTGGAGGAACTGAGCCTggagagagaggagactgagagagaAGCCAAGAGACTGCAGGAGGACAGCAAAGAAAAAGCAGCCGGCGAGACTGAGAAATTCACTGCCCTGATCAGGGACATAAGGACATGGGTGACTGACCTTGAGAAGCAAATATTGGATGAGATCTCTAGACAGAAAGATAAACTTTCCCATGATGTCTGTGATCAAATCAaacagctggaaataaagaaggaagaTCTGGccaggaagatccgtcacattgaggagctgagcaacatggcagatccactcactgtcctacaggaacgggaatcacatggagctgcattCTGTGGGACTGAGGGGAGAGACGATATAAAGGTCCCTATTGTAATGGATCTGGATAAGGGACTGATCTCAGACACATTACTCACAGGCATATTTAAGTTTATTGTGTGGGGAATAGCAAGTATATTTGGAAGTGAGCCTAGAGATTTATTACTGGATATCAGCACAGCAGGTcaatgtgtcactgtatcacaGGACCAGAAAACTGCATCTGACTCTGACACTGATCTCAATTACCCAGACTCAGTATATAGGTTTTTGGATTATACTCAAGTTTTATGCACCAGAAGTTTTGgatcagggcgacattactgggacgTGAAGACCAGTAAATCGGGGGATTGGGAtataggggtggcctatcccagtataaaGAGAGAAGGAGATGAATCAGGTATAGGGAATAATATTCATTCCTGGAGTTTGTCCAAACGTGGTGATGAATTTACAATGTTACATAACTCTGTTAAAACTCCTGTATCCCCCTCCTGTGAGAAATTCAGAATCTCactggactatgaggccggacttCTGTCCTTCTATGAACTGAGtaagccaatcagacacttacacaccttcactgcctcCTTCACTGAACCCCTGTACCCTGCATTCTATATAAGTGACAAGGGCTGG GTGAAATTGGAAgttaaaacaaattttttctgA
- the LOC108703759 gene encoding E3 ubiquitin/ISG15 ligase TRIM25 isoform X3, with product MKQDETIQTAASYGMAAVDLRDELNCSICLSIYTDPAMLPCGHNFCQDCIGKVLDTQEGSGGYTCPECREEYQERPALHRNRTLGNIAEKFLPTQPEPGETEILCTYCDSPVPAVKSCEQCETSLCDTHLHKHNKSVQHTLTEPTCSFNNRKCSIHSEFLRYYCCEDDVCVCVSCCLAGEHRGHRVELLSEASEKKKEKLGNVLEELSLEREETEREAKRLQEDSKEKAAGETEKFTALIRDIRTWVTDLEKQILDEISRQKDKLSHDVCDQIKQLEIKKEDLARKIRHIEELSNMADPLTVLQERESHGAAFCGTEGRDDIKVPIVMDLDKGLISDTLLTGIFKFIVWGIASIFGSEPRDLLLDISTAGQCVTVSQDQKTASDSDTDLNYPDSVYRFLDYTQVLCTRSFGSGRHYWDVKTSKSGDWDIGVAYPSIKREGDESGIGNNIHSWSLSKRGDEFTMLHNSVKTPVSPSCEKFRISLDYEAGLLSFYELSKPIRHLHTFTASFTEPLYPAFYISDKGWVRIGS from the exons ATGAAACAGGACGAGACGATACAGACTGCAGCTTCTTATGG GATGGCGGCTGTTGATCTGAGAGATGAACTGAactgctccatctgcctgagtATTTATACCGACCCTGCAATGCTgccgtgtggccataacttctgccaGGACTGCATTGGGAAGGTGCTGGATACCCAGGAGGGATCTGGGGGTTACACCTGCCCTGAATGCAGAGAGGAGTATCAGGAGCGCCCTGCCCTGCACAGGAACAGGACTCTGGGTAACATAGCAGAGAAATTCCTTCCTACTCAGCCTGAGCCGGGGGAGACTGAGATCCTCTGCACTTACTGTGACTCTCCTGTACCTGCTGTTAAATCCTGTGAGCAGTGTGAGACCTCCCTGTGTGATACTCACTTACACAAGCACAACAAGTCTGTACAACACACCTTAACTGAGCCCacctgttcctttaacaacagaAAATGCTCCATCCACAGTGAATTCCTGAGGTATTACTGCTGTGAGGATgatgtctgtgtctgtgtgtcctgctgtctggccggagaacacaggggccacagggtggagctgctgagtgaggcctctgagaagaagaaagagaaactggGGAACGTTCTGGAGGAACTGAGCCTggagagagaggagactgagagagaAGCCAAGAGACTGCAGGAGGACAGCAAAGAAAAAGCAGCCGGCGAGACTGAGAAATTCACTGCCCTGATCAGGGACATAAGGACATGGGTGACTGACCTTGAGAAGCAAATATTGGATGAGATCTCTAGACAGAAAGATAAACTTTCCCATGATGTCTGTGATCAAATCAaacagctggaaataaagaaggaagaTCTGGccaggaagatccgtcacattgaggagctgagcaacatggcagatccactcactgtcctacaggaacgggaatcacatggagctgcattCTGTGGGACTGAGGGGAGAGACGATATAAAGGTCCCTATTGTAATGGATCTGGATAAGGGACTGATCTCAGACACATTACTCACAGGCATATTTAAGTTTATTGTGTGGGGAATAGCAAGTATATTTGGAAGTGAGCCTAGAGATTTATTACTGGATATCAGCACAGCAGGTcaatgtgtcactgtatcacaGGACCAGAAAACTGCATCTGACTCTGACACTGATCTCAATTACCCAGACTCAGTATATAGGTTTTTGGATTATACTCAAGTTTTATGCACCAGAAGTTTTGgatcagggcgacattactgggacgTGAAGACCAGTAAATCGGGGGATTGGGAtataggggtggcctatcccagtataaaGAGAGAAGGAGATGAATCAGGTATAGGGAATAATATTCATTCCTGGAGTTTGTCCAAACGTGGTGATGAATTTACAATGTTACATAACTCTGTTAAAACTCCTGTATCCCCCTCCTGTGAGAAATTCAGAATCTCactggactatgaggccggacttCTGTCCTTCTATGAACTGAGtaagccaatcagacacttacacaccttcactgcctcCTTCACTGAACCCCTGTACCCTGCATTCTATATAAGTGACAAGGGCTGGGTGAGAATTGGAAGTTAA
- the LOC108703759 gene encoding E3 ubiquitin/ISG15 ligase TRIM25 isoform X1, translating to MKQDETIQTAASYGMAAVDVREELSCSICLSIYTDPVMLPCGHNFCQDCIGKVLDTQEGSGGYTCPECREEYQERPALHRNRTLGNIAEKFLPTQPEPGETEILCTYCDSPVPAVKSCEQCETSLCDTHLHKHNKSVQHTLTEPTCSFNNRKCSIHSEFLRYYCCEDDVCVCVSCCLAGEHRGHRVELLSEASEKKKEKLGKVLRKLSLEREETEREAKRLQEDSKEKAAGGTEKFTALFRDMRTWVTDLEKQILDEISRQKDKLSHDVSDQIKQLEIKKEDLARKIRHIEELSNMADPLTVLQERESHGAAFCGTEGRDDIKVPIVMDLDKGLISDTLLKGLAKFMVWGKESIYGWEARDLLLDISTAGKRIAVSQDKKTASESDTNRNYPDSVYRFLDYTQVLCTRSFGSGRHYWEVKTSKSGDWDIGVAYPSIERHGDDSGIGYNIHSWSLSKCGDAFTMLHNSVKTPVSPSCEKFRISLDYEAGLLSFYELSKPMRHLHTFTASFTEPLYPAFYISDKGWVKLEVKTNFF from the exons ATGAAACAGGACGAGACGATACAGACTGCAGCTTCTTATGG GATGGCGGCTGTTGATGTGAGAGAagagctgagctgctccatctgcctgagtATTTATACCGACCCTGTAATGCTgccgtgtggccataacttctgccaGGACTGCATTGGGAAGGTGCTGGATACCCAGGAGGGATCTGGGGGTTACACCTGCCCTGAATGCAGAGAGGAGTATCAGGAGCGCCCTGCCCTGCACAGGAACAGGACTCTGGGTAACATAGCAGAGAAATTCCTTCCTACTCAGCCTGAGCCGGGGGAGACTGAGATCCTCTGCACTTACTGTGACTCTCCTGTACCTGCTGTTAAATCCTGTGAGCAGTGTGAGACCTCCCTGTGTGATACTCACTTACACAAGCACAACAAGTCTGTACAACACACCTTAACTGAGCCCacctgttcctttaacaacagaAAATGCTCCATCCACAGTGAATTCCTGAGGTATTACTGCTGTGAGGATgatgtctgtgtctgtgtgtcctgctgtctggccggagaacacaggggccacagggtggagctgctgagtgaggcctctgagaagaagaaagagaaactggGGAAAGTTCTAAGGAAACTGAGCCTggagagagaggagactgagagagaAGCCAAGAGACTGCAGGAGGACAGCAAAGAAAAAGCAGCCGGCGGGACTGAGAAATTCACTGCCTTGTTCAGGGACATGAGGACATGGGTGACTGACCTTGAGAAGCAAATATTGGATGAGATCTCTAGACAGAAAGATAAACTTTCCCATGATGTCTCCGATCAAATCAaacagctggaaataaagaaggaagaTCTGGccaggaagatccgtcacattgaggagctgagcaacatggcagatccactcactgtcctacaggaacgggaatcacatggagctgcattCTGTGGGACTGAGGGGAGAGACGATATAAAGGTCCCTATTGTAATGGATCTGGATAAGGGACTGATCTCAGACACATTACTCAAAGGCTTAGCTAAGTTTATGGTGTGGGGAAAAGAAAGTATATATGGATGGGAGGCTAGAGATTTATTACTGGATATCAGCACAGCAGGTAAACGTATCGCTGTATCACAGGACAAGAAAACTGCATCTGAGTCTGACACTAATCGCAATTACCCAGACTCCGTATATAGGTTTTTGGATTATACTCAAGTTTTATGCACCAGAAGTTTTGgatcagggcgacattactgggaagtgaaGACCAGTAAATCGGGGGATTGGGATAttggggtggcctatcccagtatagagagacATGGAGATGATTCAGGTATAGGGTATAATATTCATTCCTGGAGTTTGTCCAAATGTGGTGATGCATTTACAATGTTACATAACTCTGTTAAAACACCTGTATCCCCCTCCTGTGAGAAATTCAGAATCTCactggactatgaggccggacttCTGTCCTTCTATGAACTGAGTAAACCAAtgagacacttacacaccttcactgcctcCTTCACTGAACCCCTGTACCCTGCATTCTATATAAGTGACAAGGGCTGGGTGAAATTGGAAgttaaaacaaattttttctgA